In the genome of Mangifera indica cultivar Alphonso chromosome 9, CATAS_Mindica_2.1, whole genome shotgun sequence, the window TCTGATACTTTCGGATCTCTCTCAAGGCGACGGTTCCAGGCCTGAAACGATGAGGCTTCTTCACTCCTCCGGTAGCCGGAGCTGACTTGCGAGCAGCTTTTGTGGCCAGCTGCTTACGCGGCGCCTTGCCTCCGGTAGACTTCCTCGCTGTTTGCTTTGTACGAGCCATTTCGGAGATTTGAGGCCGCGAAAATGTATATGTTTTCCGAGAAAAGACGAACGCAAATTTTGGAGTGATAGTAGCCGGGGAAATAATTGGAGGGTTTTATAGGAAAAAACAATTAGGAGGGAAGTTTGAAATTTCGAGCGTGTATCCAAGTTTTAAATGAGTGAAATTTAAGCCATAGATTTGTGCCTGATCGACGGTGTATAATAATTGAATCTGAGTGAACTGACTATCCacgtgaaaaatgaaaatatctgGAGCGTAGATTATTATGTACACTGACGGTCAAGATTGTTTAAAACAAGGTTAAGAGGATAGCAATCCGTGTGATATTTCAAAGAACCAATGAAAATTTACCTTTGAAGCGAGAAATTGAAAATCCTTTTCCGGGAAGGACGAGCTTTGGACCGTCGATTAGTGGAGTAATCAACGATAGCAATTATAAGATGTTTTTCCAATCAACGGCTGATTCAcaagttaaaaatgttaataatttggtatcaaataaacagtcctgaaattttgattaagcaaataatgaatttatcaataaataaattataacctttaaaagtttattattttatagatgTTTCATTGCATTTCAGTTGATGAAATCTTATGTTGGATTGTAATAGCTAGGGTTGGATTCCaaataaacttattaaaatttaaaacgaGTTTTGCACGAATAAGTCTAACTATAAATATGAGGTAAACAAATATGAATCCAAATGTGACTTGAGAAATAGTAAAGAACTCAAACTCGACTAGAGGTTATGCTTGGTTTACGAGCCGAGCACAACTtacatcattaaaaaaaaataaaatgaatgacATTGTTTAGAGGAGCTAAACCAAATATCTCTTGCGAACTCAAGTCAAATCTAGTCCATTCACACAAACATGTGCTAGGTGCAAGGCGATCATGAAACTCTTAAATTGCGAAACAAGCAAAATACAAACAAGTTTTTCTCCATACTCAATGAGCCCGAACCGAAAATGAGTCAAACCTATATGAAAATGAGCTTCTCTGAATTcggatttggtttgaattcaaccctaatAATAGCACTCAATATCTGATTTTGTAGTGATTCCATATACACAAATTTTGTGGGGATTTTTCCCTTTATTACATGATTAcataattctatatatattattctaaaatttacaTTTAAGATAAGATAATATGAATGAATGATTGACCGATTGGCTTAATACAAAAGTAATGCCTACTGATACATTTATACAACTAAACAGAGAACCAGGATCAAACAGAGAACTGCAAAATCATGGAATCTGAAAGAGGCTTCCCCAGCTGTATGTTTCTCAAATATAAAGTCTTGCCTATAACTTAACTTCAGGTGAAACCGGCTGAATTTGATTGTCGTTAGGTTGGCGTGCCAGTTGAACTTCAGGAGGCAAAGCAATTGTAGATGGGGAAGTAACTCTTAACCTGAAACGGCTCGCTAATGAAGAAACTAAAGATTGGTCCCATAAGAAGACATGAATGAGTACAGAGACTTTGGCATGCCAGTGCAATGACAGCTTCTGGCTAAGGGAAACAGTGTCATAACATCTAATTGCTCCTTCCGAAGAAACCGTCCAGCGAAGAAGCTTCCAAATGGTTGCTGCTTTGTACAGAACGGTGACCTCAGGGtgcatcttcatcatcatcaatgaCTGATGACATGCAGATGAATTCCTGTCAATTAAGTAGAATACTAAGCACTCGCCGTCATTATGTTTGAGTGGGGTTTTATCTACTATATAGTTCAGCTAGAGCTTGGAAAATCAAGCAGCATGCCGGTAAATCCTGCATGCTCAAGAGAACTTGATCCTTGAACAGCATTGTCCCAagttatatcaattaaatttgtcGTAATAGTTTTGCagtcaattttagtttttattttatatgtttacaTCTTTACACAAgtttataaatacaaaagacTTTTCTAGATGTTAGATATTggattaaaatgtttaatttgcAAATATTTGGTACCGGGTAtatgataatcttaatttttgttGTCTTCTTACTACAGATATTTTATAAGAGCCAAATTCCCAATGGAGAAggaattagaaaattgatacgACTTAATTTTTGTATAAGGAATGTTAAGCATATCCACGTGTGagatgaaaacttaacttaaatCTCTCTTTTGATCATCTAAATTCTGTAAGAATCATAGTTGAATATCATTGGATTCAGCTGAGATAATGCATTCTTGTCCAACTCTAATTCCTAAATCTTTGACAGATTAGGAAACTTCATAGtcttcttttttgttaattgaGTCCAacacaaattaatacttaaaaaGATGACTGTTGATTATCGAATTTTAGTTACTAATCAAGCAATTGTAAAACTCTGATTTCTGAAACCTGAATGAAGTAGGAGAGTCATTATGATCTGTTATAAATACATGAAGATGTAATCTCAAATCTTCCTCCTAGTTTCACTTCtctcttttttagtttttttttttttccgctaagcacttctctcttcttttgtttgatgACAATGGAGAATTTTCAGGCCATTCAGCCTGTTGGTGAGGGGGCTTATGGGGAAGTTTGGAAAGCTTTTGATCAGCGCTCGGGTGAGGTAGTTGCCATCAAGAAGTTACGAAGAAGTTATTATTCTTGGAAGGACTGCATGAATCTTAGAGAAGTAAAATCACTAAGCAAGATGAAGCATCCCAACATTGTCAAGCTTCAAGAAGTTATTAAACAACATGATTCTTTATACTTTGTCTTTGAGTACATGGAAACCAATCTTAATCGGATTATTCGTCAAAGGAAGTCTTTCTTCACAAACCTTGAGGTGAGAAGCTGGTGTTTTCAAATTCTTCTGGGTCTCAACCACATGCACCAGAAAGGTTATTTCCATCGTGACTTAAAGCCTGAAAACCTGCTTGTTTCTGAGAACGTAATGAAGATCGCTGATTTCGGGATGGTAAAGGAGATAGATTCTGAGCCATCGTACACTGAGTATGTTACAACTCGCTGGTATCGAGCACCTGAAGTGATATTAAAGTCTAGCAATTATAACAGCAAAGTTGATATGTGGGCTGTGGGTGCAATAATGGCTGAGATGTACGCATTGCATCCTATCTTTCCTGGAAAAGATGCAGCTGATCAGATGTTCAAGATTTGCAGAGTTTTAGGTTCTCCAACTCAGGAGACTTGGCCAGAAGGATTAGTTTTGGCAAGAAGTTTAGGCTATCAATTTCCAGAGTTACCGGGAGTTAACTTGTCAAAGTTCATGCCATCTGCAAGTGAGGATGCTATCAGTTTCATTTCATGGCTTTGTTCTTGGGATCCTTTAAAGAGGCCAACAGCTGCCCAAGCTTTACAGCATCCTTTCTTCAGGAATAATGGCTTCTGGGCTCCTGTTTCTTTTCTTGGTGCACCTCCAGGATTTGAAGTGCCAAGGAGAGCAATGAAGATGGAAAATAAGGTTTCAGATTTTGACAAAGTCATTGGTCCTCGGAAGTTGCAGTGTGCTGGGCGCCTGAAGCCGCATCTTATGATGAAGACAGGAGTAGGATTGCAATGCTGAAAGTAGAGTTACactttgaaagaaagaaattcgATTTAGTTTCGGAAATTTTGTAACTTTGTTGTTATTTCGAATTTGAAAGAAAGCCACATCTTCTTAGTTTTTATTTCGAATTTGTTGTAAATTGTTTAGTTTGAAGCAATTTCAAATGGGTTCTTGAAATTTTGTGGAAACTTATCCAAATTCAGCAGGTCAATCAATGGTTCTGTGCAATTTGTTCATTGTTTGGGCTGAAGCCAGGTCAGAAGCTTGTTTGGTAATAATCAATTTTAGCCGAAACTCGTTCAATTTTActacaaaaagagaaaaagaaaaaaaaaaacttcataaaaaaagaaattgcgTTTATTTAAATTAGTCAAATAAATTTTAGGCTAGAGGTGAGGTTTCATCCACCATTGTTTACCTCTTTCCTAATATCactatttgttaattaaaattttagtaatttttattgatCTTCTCGGCTTCTTGCAACATTCTTCCTCAACAATTTGCACAGAAAGTCAAAAGAATTGCATTGCTCATACTGAAGACTATTTGTGATATCAGTTTGTCAAGCATCTATCCATAGGGTTCGACTTCGAagatgattgaattatttttgtaacatttaacaggttatgaatttaaatatacTTGTGTTCCATTTCACAGTTTAGGCCAAACTTGGTCTCTACACATCATATATTATGTTCATTGCAGAGAGACTATTCTTGTCtcataacaaataaaaactaaatgatCGTAATTTATAACTAGAAGAGGAAGATCCACTGTATCCATATCTAATGTGAAATCTCACAGCTCTGAGAGTCTTCGGAAACTAACTAGAACAATGACTGCaacaaatttgtatatatatagcaGTGCCAGGCCTTTCACCTTAATTATCTCCTCGGCATATTAGAACAGGAGGCCTTACACCTTCAAAATGCGAAAATACTTTGCATCACGAATCTTCCTCAAGCTGTTTTACCGCATTAACCTTGAAAACAAATAATGTCAGTACTCACCATGATTCATAGAGTTTGCATTAACCTTTCCACAAACCAAATATGTGATCAACTATATCATAGCTTGAATTATTCTGATCAATATCATCAAGAATCTGTCAACTGGACGTATCAATTACTATGTTTTATGAATTCAGATctccaataataaaaaatgcaaATAGAGATTTAGAAAAggtcaataaaacaaaaaataaaattgaattgatgttGTTTAAAGAATTAAGAAATTCTGAAGTTCCACATATTAGGTGTACTTCTAGTTCCTGGTTGTTGTACTAAATTCTATTTATGGACAAAATTTgttctaaaagaaaattatgatttttttagaCTTGATTCCTGTATTAACTGAGACCAGGTGATAAAATCTCTATTTAGAAACTTGTTGCGATCAAACCAGAAGGCATTGAAACATCACAGCTGCATAGTACTTACTAAACCCATTTTCTCTGTGGAGCTGCATCCTTTGATGCAGTTTGAGGCCGCCTTCTACTCTTCTTGATATCTCCTCTTGCTGATGGCTGCTTTTGCCTCCAAGAAGAAACTGCACTGGAATTCTGGTTTGTAGAAATTTCTGTCAGGGGACTGACCCAACGAGAGCTTGTGCTCAAGTCAGTTGGCTTCACCGATAAACTAGAGAATTTCAGTGGAACTGACTTCTGTTTACTTGTCGAAGCAGAGTCAATATTCAGAATAGGTGTCCCAAGAACTTTAGGAGAAGGAACTTCTGGTTGATTTGCAGGGGGAGAATCAGAATCGGAAGAAGGGCTTGTAGTACTATCCATGTCATAAAGGAGGTTATCTGCCATGACTGGAAATTGCCAACTGTGAGAAGCTGATGCAGTTGAAGGTCTCTGAAGCCTAGTCAACTGCACTACCTGGaatttgaaataacaaaaagagTTGATCAGGCTACTGGATGAGGTGAATGGATAAGGTAGAGTACTTCAAGAAAATGAGAACCTTCTCAATCCAGGTGTCTATATTTTCAACTTATTTCCTAAAGTAAACATAATGCACTTGTTAGAATAGAATTCGCTCACCTTTTGTTCTAAAATCACCATGTCCTTCCTAAGTCTTGTAATTATAGTGTTCTTCCTCCGTATGATGTCTTCGAGCCCAGAGATCCTCTGTTATGAAGAAAAGGAAATAAGCTTGATTGATCAAAGGAGACAATACATGTAAAATTATGAAGGAATGATAAAAGATGTATTTTTACCTTTGAACCATTCGTGTTAGATGACTGGAGAAAATCAGTTAGCTCCCTTATGGTGGCATCCTTCTCTTCACACTCCTTCCTTAGATTGCTGATATCTTGTTCCATTGCAAAGTTGTTAATCTGCACAAATACACACCagaaaatacaatataaaaacaTGATGATGTCACAGTTAGCATTACCTTTACTGTCCTTTTACCACGTCCTACTACATCATTAATTATTGCTTGATAATCAAGCCACAAATAAACAAACTTTGTTTCAATCCAGTTTGTATAATTCACCCGTTTGTTGCTCAATTGCAGGCACAGATAATAAAAGAACCGAAAATATCCATCAAACAGTTCTCTCCCAAGTCCCAACCATTCATCAGGATGCAATTCTAGGACCATCTAACTAAAACTAAGTAATTGCACACCAGCATCTTCATATGGCCAATTATGGTATATGATCTCTTTTAAGTAGGGCAAATAACATTCATATGGCCAATTGCATATAAGGACTTTACAAGAtcaatttggaaaattaaataacagtttATACAGATCATTATATCAAAAAGTTCAGATATGATTAACATTTGATACTCAATCAAATCAAAGATAATGCAAAATCAATAAACCAGATAATGCTTCTGAAGTTCCATCACCTGAACTTCTAGACTTGATGTGATGCTCGAAGCCCAATCTGACAAATCAGACATGCGGCGCTCTTCCGGTTCCACCTCATCCATATGAGTCATTTTGTACTGCAGCATCTCATTCTCTTCCCCACTTGAAGCTTTCACAGCAGAGTTACCCTGTTACCAAATTtatatgaccaaaaaaaaaaaaaaacagaagttTCTCAGCTCAGATAATCACAAactgaattaataaattaacattaCTACTAGAGCAGTAAATCTGAAATTTCACCATTAACCCATCAAAGAGGTGATGATGTTGATCACAAAGCCAACAACCACACTcaacaaaattgattttatcGTCGCCAAAAGTTTCACCAGGTGCTGACTCTTCTTTCCCCTGAGATGGCATATTGGCCTTCATTTCTTTTAGGTCTTTTGCACAGTACAATTCTTCACAAAGACTGTCAAGTTTCTGCTGCATGCTCAGGAGCACTTGATCCTTGAAAAGCATTTGCACAATATCATTCAAAATAGCTTGAACTAAAAAAAATCgataataatcttaaaaacaaTCATgggaatttttcaaaaaaaataaaagatgaaacacaaataaaaattgtaaataattaaatatttatatatttatgacaCTAAAACGTCAACTTCAATGGAATTGTAAAACCCACTTAATAAGTTAGAAGTTCAAAAACACAGACCCCAAGTTCAACAGATTTTTTGAGTTGCGAAATGACCCGATTCTTCTTCGACTCAGCGGTGGCGACGCCGATCACGGCAACTATCAAGAACCTCTGAATGGGCGTAAACATCTCCCAAGCCGCGGCTTCCTCTCGGCTCAGGCCACCCTTTATGGCTTTAGCCGAGCTGGCTTCTTCAGCGTTTACAAGGCGTCCTTCTAAAGACACCCAAGCAAGCTTGGGAACCGCCGGAACCTTCCGGCGGGGCCGGGTGAAATGGCAGGAGAGGCGGCGAGGCGACGGCGAGGGAATGGCGGAAAATGCGGCAACAGAAACAAGGGACGGAGAGTGAAATGTTTGAGCGGAAACGGAGCCAAAACTGAAGCCGTGGTCATGGTCGTCGTCTTCCATGAAGAAAAACGAAAAAcgaattttgaaatttgtagaGCGAGAGGAGAATTAAATGAGCTactgttattttattgtattgtttcttccttgtttggttttgtgaattcaaattcttttgattttgaGAGGGAAACCTTGAAACCAAGGAGGTCGTGAACGTTATTTTGGGCTCTCGCCACGTGTAATTCTTTGATTggaagtttttatttttatttttagtaatattatacatcCCTATATATAccatcacataattaaattttattttatctttaatttaaaattactcaattatatgattatatatattaaatatattatttatatatttaaaataaatatatataattttataacatttttgtAGTTATAAATTATAACCACGAAAAGAAATCTCCACATACTGCATATTCGTTTGTAATTTTTCACTTCATCCtccaaaataatgatatattatattttcagtgtaatattttatatataaaagtaatatatacaattttatatataataataatattttattatataattaaatatttttaaattaaaaataaaaaaatattaattatataataacgtattattatttataattaaattaggtaattatttatatttataattttattaatatttttatctctttaaataaatacattgcctttcttcttttcttttgtatattgaattttaatttagtggGTTTATGTATTGGGCTGCGGCCCAATCTAACCACCTAAGTgggtttcaatatttttttttaatataaaatcccACTTAAGTGGGACCTTCCCTTCAcgttagttttataattattatattaaataaaatcaaaattttaattttaaatatcattaaaaaaaatttaaattcatattatcTTATGCAtagaatctttttttttattatttaaactcatatttttttcttgtttcaagCTAATTCCCATAGGTAAATGTAGGATGTCCACTCCTTTAATACCATATAAAGTGACACATTACTTTGAGTGTGAATTTCCCTATATATATTGGATAAATTCTATGgattatatatttcatactaTAGGTATCATATTCAGATGGCAAATTATTAGtaacataataacaaattttaattatactttCTAAATTTTATGGAAAAACAATTCCTAATTCCTATTGCTTAAACTATATTCTAAAAGCATATATAGGTATATGATAAAATTCATATTGATGATTTAAGTAAAGTTGACTTGGGTTTATGTCTGCTACATAGTTGACAATCTTGGGGCCAATTTGTAATTATCGAACCAACCAATAAATATGGGCCCCTATAAAAGAAGCTTCAAGTAAATTAGAAGGGTTCCCCACTTATGATAAAAGCCTTTGCAGCAATCAAACCCTACCCACATGACGGCTGTTATTGCGCCCACTCCCATCCCACCGCTCCCTGCCCTACCAAATTATACCACAAAAGGTCAAAATGGTCATTTcagttataaattttaaaaaaataatcctaTTATGgtattaatatgaataaattattgagtgaaaacacaaaaaatatgaaaaataaaagtagaCAATAAAAGGGAGAGTGGCATAAGATATGACATGTCACACACTTCCAATTGAATTACGGCAGCACATATGATTGTCACTTAGCCCCATCCACCACCTTTAAATGCacattttcattgaatttattaaaattacatatacatatttttaagtatataaatagatatacagatgatatattatcatgtaatttcataattttaaattaaagaaaaaataaaagctaattataaaaaaatgtatatatataactttgctcttttaaattaaatataaaataatattcaatcatatgataatacatcatcagtgtacacaaataatatgtctacTATCTacctaatttttatatattattaaaattcttatttaaataGACTTaattattgatcaaaataattatttgggtgttaaaatttgaaattgaaatgatGGATAACAAACTTAAAGGTTAGTTGTTATCAAAGAGGGAGACCAAGGGAAAATGATTGAAACCTTACAAAGTATAATTAGAAGATGAATAGCTTAAGACCTAGCAATCACTTTGATTACTCAACACATGCCCAATACTTCGACGGAAACAAAAAGGAACATAAAACTAAAGATCCAATTTaggcaaccaaaaaaaaaaaaaaggtctctACTCTTGGAAAAGGTAAAGTGGGACAAGccttatttattcatattaagtAAATCACCTCTCTCATCCTTCAATCATATCATCAATTTAAGAGACAAATTTGGTATCCCCACAGTTTCTCATGCCACTTAAAATAGGACAATACTTGATGGCTCCCCGTTCTTTACTTCTTGACACAAAAGTATAAGGCTGAGCTCAACTCTCTTCTTATCTCTCacaacaacataaaattatCTGAACTTACAACTCAGAAATTAAACACTTGTCTAGCACTAACATGGAATTAttgatcatttttatattacaaTCTAAGGCTACTGGGTTCTGGATTTCAAGCGCTGGTTTctgataaattttgtttaaaacctACAGAAATATGCACATTACTATACAAATTGCTACTCAGAGTCAGAGATAGCTTTTAAGCTTTTAAGCTTCATTTTCGGTGAAGAGGGGAATATCTGTAGCTTTGCCTTTTCATCCTCGTTTGACGTTTCCTTTGTTTTATGGCTGCCGTGGGTTGCTTGAACACGTACACCTTGCACGGTTTTCAGAAAGTGCCTGAAAGataaatggaaaaataataaataaagcttTGTCAATTTTGGGACTAGATGAGATCACGATACCTTCACTTGAGATTGAAGCTCTTTTACGTAATCTACAGCCAAATCTAGCATGTCTGCTGTGTTTGTTTGCTGCAAATTCAGAGGCAAAATTAGTTTCTAATTGAAGTAACTTCCAGGGGATTCTCAGATGCAGATGTTggcataaaaaattttgattaacttTACCTTGTCCATGTTTGGTACAAGATCTTGAAGTTTCCTCATGCGTTCACTTATTTTGGTTCTTCTCACCTGGAAAAAATGCAGATGAAGTTAAGACAAGTTCAGTTATGGAATACATGGGATCCTGAGAATCATCCAGATtgttaaaatggtgaaattatgTACTGTACCCTCTCAGCAATGCTTCTGGGATGAGTTGCAAAGCCCCGCTTGGCTCGAATCTTGCAGGGCACAGAATCCTGGAGCTGTAAAAGCTTCTCTATTGATGTCAAATCTTTCGGTAAACTCAAGTGATGAGCCAACAGCAATGGCGGGCGGCGGTTTCGGGCTTCCAAATTCTGTGCAACAAATAGTACATCAATTTCTGATCATAAAGTTTATGAGCTTAacgaataaaatattttacctCAGTGTCAGCTTCACTAAATCCAGAAATAGTCCTGTCTTCTTCCGTAAGTCTTTTCGCTTCACTGAAATTTTCTGAAATCATCGAAGAAGATTTCTCCCAGGAATCGCGGAAACCGGTTGAATAATTATTGTGACGCCCCTGATCGAAACTCTCACTGTTGCCCGTATTTCCCATTTCAGCTATAGGACTCATTGGCCCAGAAGAAACCGGTGGCCTGCCTGCAGAAGAAAATGATGCCTCTCTGTTTGTGCTATTTCCGCTGCCATAGTCTTCCATGCCTTTCATCACGACATAGCCTGCCAGTTTGGCCAAGAATTATGAAACAAGAAACTGTAAAATGCTATAATAAGCATCAAAAGCAAGaactagaaataaaaatttagaaactcTACAGGAAACAACTTCATTTATTGcctgtaatttttgttttaactcATAGTTTCCAAGAAGctaaacaaagaaatgaagGCTGAACACACCGTTTTCAATGCTAATATTGTTGAAAAGCCCTGCAGGAGAGCTGCTGTGGCGTATGAGATTTGAACTGTTACCACTGCCACTCATCTTCATGGGCGGTGGCGGAAAACGATCTACGCCAACTGAATTCATGGCTCCATAATCCATTTCTAAGCTGGAAGAATTCTGATTCTGCAAGTTCTGTTGGGACTGGCTCTGATAAAAATTCTGAGGTGTAGAGCAAAAATTTCTCTGTTGATTATTTAACGGAGGAAGAGCACTTTGTCTCGGCTGTAGAGGGTCCACCATCTTTTCCGCCGCTGGCGACTGTTGCCGGGTGATTCCAAGACTTTGTTCTGatgaatttgataaaaatttattgaaaattcgTTCGGTTTCAGGACTGGAGCCCTTAAAGAAGTCTTCACAGAAATCTCCGTCTAAGAAATTTGAGAAGTATGTACTCGGCGCTGATTGGTAACGTGTCAAGCCTGAGTTAGTCTGCCGCTGGTGGTGCTGCAGCTGGTGATCGTAGAGATGGTGATGGTTCTGTTGAAGATCTGACTCCATTTTTTTCCTGTTGAAGTTCTTTAACTTAGATCAAACTTCAGAGTACCATTGAAATAACgctgaaaaagagagaaaaaaacaaattaaaaacagaAGTGAgaaagttttaacaaaaaaaaaaaagttgag includes:
- the LOC123226239 gene encoding cyclin-dependent kinase F-4-like, which encodes MENFQAIQPVGEGAYGEVWKAFDQRSGEVVAIKKLRRSYYSWKDCMNLREVKSLSKMKHPNIVKLQEVIKQHDSLYFVFEYMETNLNRIIRQRKSFFTNLEVRSWCFQILLGLNHMHQKGYFHRDLKPENLLVSENVMKIADFGMVKEIDSEPSYTEYVTTRWYRAPEVILKSSNYNSKVDMWAVGAIMAEMYALHPIFPGKDAADQMFKICRVLGSPTQETWPEGLVLARSLGYQFPELPGVNLSKFMPSASEDAISFISWLCSWDPLKRPTAAQALQHPFFRNNGFWAPVSFLGAPPGFEVPRRAMKMENKVSDFDKVIGPRKLQCAGRLKPHLMMKTGVGLQC
- the LOC123225844 gene encoding uncharacterized protein LOC123225844, with the protein product MEDDDHDHGFSFGSVSAQTFHSPSLVSVAAFSAIPSPSPRRLSCHFTRPRRKVPAVPKLAWVSLEGRLVNAEEASSAKAIKGGLSREEAAAWEMFTPIQRFLIVAVIGVATAESKKNRVISQLKKSVELGDQVLLSMQQKLDSLCEELYCAKDLKEMKANMPSQGKEESAPGETFGDDKINFVECGCWLCDQHHHLFDGLMGNSAVKASSGEENEMLQYKMTHMDEVEPEERRMSDLSDWASSITSSLEVQINNFAMEQDISNLRKECEEKDATIRELTDFLQSSNTNGSKRISGLEDIIRRKNTIITRLRKDMVILEQKVVQLTRLQRPSTASASHSWQFPVMADNLLYDMDSTTSPSSDSDSPPANQPEVPSPKVLGTPILNIDSASTSKQKSVPLKFSSLSVKPTDLSTSSRWVSPLTEISTNQNSSAVSSWRQKQPSARGDIKKSRRRPQTASKDAAPQRKWV
- the LOC123225845 gene encoding transcription factor bHLH122-like is translated as MESDLQQNHHHLYDHQLQHHQRQTNSGLTRYQSAPSTYFSNFLDGDFCEDFFKGSSPETERIFNKFLSNSSEQSLGITRQQSPAAEKMVDPLQPRQSALPPLNNQQRNFCSTPQNFYQSQSQQNLQNQNSSSLEMDYGAMNSVGVDRFPPPPMKMSGSGNSSNLIRHSSSPAGLFNNISIENGYVVMKGMEDYGSGNSTNREASFSSAGRPPVSSGPMSPIAEMGNTGNSESFDQGRHNNYSTGFRDSWEKSSSMISENFSEAKRLTEEDRTISGFSEADTENLEARNRRPPLLLAHHLSLPKDLTSIEKLLQLQDSVPCKIRAKRGFATHPRSIAERVRRTKISERMRKLQDLVPNMDKQTNTADMLDLAVDYVKELQSQVKALSENRARCTCSSNPRQP